TTGGCAAGAGTACGACAGAGCAATTGCGCAAGCTTGACGAGGCCACTCTCCTCGATGTCTTTGCCGGTGTGCCGCAGTATCATGTGGAGCGCAGCAGGATAGCCACAGGAATTTCATTGGTTGATTTGCTGGCCGATGCTACCGATATATTTCCCTCCAAAGGTGAATTGCGCAAGACGGTGAAAGCCGGCGGAGTGAGCCTGAACAAAGAGAAAGTAGCCGATGCGGAACAAACGGTAGGAGAGGACGACCTCTTGTCCGACCGCTATCTGCTGGCACAAAAAGGCAAGAAAAGCTATTACCTGATCATCGTGGAGTGAACACACGGATAGCGCATTCATGAAACTATCCATCGTTATTGTCAATTATCGTGTTCCGTATTTCTTGGAACAGTGCCTTCTCTCCGTGCGAAAGTCTGCCCAAGGGATTGATACGGAGGTATGGGTCGTAGACAATAATTCGGGAGATGGTTCGGTAGAGTATCTTCAAAGTCGTTTCCCCGAAGTTCATTTTGTAGCTAACGAGGAGAATGTAGGTTTCTCTCGCGCCAACAATCAGGCTATCCGTCTCAGTAAGGGGCAATACGTACTCTTGCTCAATCCCGATACCCTTATCGGAGAGAGTACGCTGCGTACAGTGGTGGATTTTATGGATTCGAAGCCTAATGCAGGCGGACTGGGCGTAAAAATGCTCAATGGTCATGGCCGCTTTTTGCCGGAGAGTAAGCGAGGGTTTCCTTCTCCATGGGTGTCTTTCTGTAAGTTGTCCGGGCTTAACCGGCTCTTTCCTCATTCGTCTCGTTTCAACCGCTATCACCTCAGTTATCTCAGCCGTGACGAGGTGCACAAAGTAGAGGTACTGTCCGGTGCTTTTATGCTGATGCGTCGGGAGGCATTGGATAAGGTCGGGTTGCTCGACGAGCGTTTTTTTATGTATGGTGAGGATATCGACCTCTCTTATCGCTTGATATTGGGCGGATACGACAACTATTACTATCCGACTCCTATTCTTCATTACAAAGGAGAAAGTTCGTCGGTCTCCGATGTTAAATATCTTCGTTCGTTCTATGGGGCGATGGGTTTGTTTTTCGATAAATACTATAGAAACAGGATGAATCCACTGCTTCATGGACTGATCAATGTCGTCATCAAAGCACGTACAGCTCTTGCCTTGATGCTTCGCAGTCTGAGGAAGGTTCCGGCGGCAGAGAAACCTGCCAAAATATTCTATTGGCATCCTTCTGAGGGAGAGGCTGCTATATCTGCCTATCACGACCGCAGCCATATCCTGATCAATACCGATGAGGTGACTTGTGATCGCCTGCTTCTGACTATGGAGAAACTGGCTGATAGGAAGCATACTTTCCATCTGACGAATGACACCACGAAAAGGGTGATCTCACCTTGATACATCTTCCCTTAGAAAGGAAATCTCCCAACTGTTTTTTTGAAAGAAAGAGGCCGTGTGTGATCGTATTCGGATCGCCATGGCCGTTTTTGTTTCTCTTCCTTACGGCATAGAGTATACTTTTCGTTTCACGATAAATTCAACTTCCTATTGAATTGCGAGGCAATCTGTATCAAGTCAAAAAGAGACCTTTGCAAAATCAAGAAGTATCTTTCCGGTATCGTTTTCGCCCATAGAGCGTGTCGCACAAGTCATAGAGGAGCTGAGGTATTCATATCTATAACGACACAGAAAAACAGTCAATTGACAATGAAATCTCCCGGAAAATGCCGTGCGACAGTCTCATCTATCGGTTTAACAGCTGGTACGGAACCTCCCACTCCCCGAATCTGCCATCCGGCAGAGAGCAGATAGCATCTTCCATCAATAGACCATAGTATCCTCTCATGTGAGACCATAGTATCCTCTCGTATGAGACCATAGTATCCTCTCATGTGAGATCATAGTATCCTCTCATGTGAGATCATAGTATCCTCTCTTGTGAGACCATAGTATCCTCTCATGTGAGACCATAGTATCCTCTCATGTGAGACCATAGTATCCTCTCGTATGAGACCATAGTATCCTCTCATATGAGACCATAGTATCCTCTCATGTGAGACCATAGTATCCTCTCATATGAGACCATAGTATCCTCTCATATGAGACCATAGTATCCTCTCATATGAGACCATAGTATCCTCTCGTATGAGACCATAGTATCCTCTCATATGAGACCATAATATCCTCTCATATGAGACCATAGTATCCTCTCGTATGAGACCATAGTATCCTCTCGTATGAGACCATAGTATCCTCTCATGTAAGTTCATTCTTTGTATCTCAGGGAAAAACCAATGAGCAGGTGTATGGCTGCCAAGTAAACAGAAAGCAGTGTCCGAATACGTCGCCAATCGATAAGCATATCGACTTGGTTCGAAAATACATTCCGTGCTTTCCTGTATCGATTCGTTGACATGACGTCCCTGAATGAGACCTCTTCGTCGGATGAATTTCCTTGTCGTGCCATCGTTTTGTGTCATTGATCATACCATAAACACACAAAACAATCGGCCGACACACTGTGAAATGAATGGATAAATGGATAAAGTGCCTGCTTATTGCGCAAAGGTCTCAAAAAGTCTACCTTTGTGTATATTTAGATTAAACGGAAAAAACAGATAACGACAATTTGAAATATATGTCCATCCTGCAAAAATTGGAGAATAGTGCTGCAGCAGCAGTGAAAGCCCTTTACGGAACAGATCCTATGGAAGGGCAGATTCAATTACAAAAGACCAAGCGCGAATTCAAAGGACACCTGACTTTGGTGGTTTTCCCTTTTGTCAAGATGTCTCGAAAAAGTCCCGAAGCGACTGCCACGGAAATAGGAGAATGGTTGCTTGCAAACGAGTCGGCAGTATCTGCCATCGAAGTGGTAAAGGGCTTTCTCAATCTGACCATTGCTCCGAGGGTGTGGTTGGAGCTGCTGAACGAGATCCGAGCGGACATCAACTTCGGTCATAAGGTCGCTACAGAGGATAGCCCGCTGGTAATGGTGGAGTATTCATCTCCGAATACCAATAAGCCGTTACACCTTGGACACGTACGTAACAACCTATTGGGTTATAGTCTTTCCGAGATCATGAAAGCCAATGGCTATCGTGTGGTCAAGACTAATATCGTAAATGACCGAGGCATTCATATCTGTAAGTCCATGCTCGCTTGGCAAAAGTGGGGAGATGGTGTAACGCCGGAGAAGGCCGGTAAGAAAGGCGATCATCTGATCGGAGACTTCTATGTCCTTTTCGATAAGCACTACAAAGCCGAACTCAATTCCCTTATGGCTGAAGGTAAGAGCAAAGAAGAAGCCGAAGCCGCAAGCACCCTCATGGCTGAAGCTCGTGAGATGCTACGATTGTGGGAGGCAGGAGACGAAAAGGTCGTCGATCTCTGGCGTACTATGAATCAGTGGGTATACGACGGATTCGAAGCCACATACAAGATGATGGGTGTAGACTTCGACAAGATATACTATGAATCCGAGACCTATCTCGTCGGTAAGGAAGAAGTGCTGAGGGGTTTGGAGGAAGGCTTGTTTGTCAAACATTCCGATGGTTCTGTATGGGCGGATCTGACAAAGGATGGCTTGGATGAAAAATTGCTTTTGCGTGCCGATGGCACATCGGTGTACATGACGCAGGATATAGGTACGGCCAAGATGCGTTTCAATGACTATCCCATCAACCGTATGATCTATGTTGTCGGCAATGAGCAGAACTATCACTTCCAAGTCCTGTCCATCCTGTTGGATCGTCTTGGATTTGAGTTTGGCAAAGGGCTGGTACACTTCAGCTACGGTATGGTGGAGTTACCCGAAGGGAAGATGAAAAGTCGCGAAGGTACAGTCGTTGATGCAGATGATCTGATGGATGAAATGATCAGAACGGCTGCCGAGATAGCCGCCGAAGCCGGCAAGGCGGCAGAAAAGGATGAAGAGGAATCCCGTGAGGTTGCACGCATCGTAGGCTTGGGGTCTCTCAAGTATTTCATCCTGAAAGTAGATCCGCGTAAGAACATGACTTTCAACCCGAAAGAATCCATTGATTTCAATGGTAATACGGGTTCTTTTGTCCAGTACACTTATGCACGTATTCGTTCGCTGATGCGGCGTGCAGAGGCTGCGGGCTATGACATTCCATCTCAGCTGCCTACGGATCTTCCGCTGAGCGAGAAGGAGGAGGCTCTGATTCAAAAAGTGAGCGAATATGCTGAGGTTGTCAGTGAAGCCGGTCGCTCTTATAGCCCCGCTCTTATAGCAAACTATATATACGATTTGGTGAAGGAGTACAACCAGTTCTATCATGATTTTTCGGTGCTCAAGGAGGAAGATGAGCGTATCCGTGCATTCCGTCTCGCTCTTTCCGAGGTCGTAGCTCTTACGATGCGGAAAGGTTTCGCTCTCCTCGGCATCGAAATGCCCGAAAGGATGTAAGCAGATGGATGTAGCAGCATTGGTGTCGGGAGGAGTGGACAGCTCCGTAGTCGTTCATCGTCTTTGCGAGGAAGGATATAAGCCCGCTATCTTCTACATCCGGATAGGAATGGAAGATGAGGATGGTTATATAGATTGTCCGGCAGAAGAGGATATAGAACTGACGACACTGATTGCACGTCGCTATGGATGCCCTTTCGAGGTAGTCGATCTCCACAAAGAGTATTGGGAGCGTGTGGTCAGCTATACGGTGGAAACTGTTCGCCGGGGATTGACGCCCAATCCCGATATGATGTGCAACAAGCTGATCAAATTCGGTTGTTTCGAAGAGCGTTGGGGCTACCAATTCGATCGAATCGCCACAGGACATTATGCCACAACCGATCTCCTGAATGGAAAGACTTATCTGTCTACAGCTAAAGATCCTGTCAAAGACCAAACGGATTTTTTGGCGCAGATTAACTTCGCTCAAATATCCAAACTCATGTTCCCCATTGGCCATCTATTGAAGTCCGAAGTGCGTGCTATCGCCAATGCTGCCGGACTGCCGAGTGCCAAAAGAAAAGACAGTCAGGGTATTTGCTTTCTTGGAAAGATAGACTACAATGACTTCATAGAACGTTATTTGGGAAAGAAGGAAGGCCGGATAATCGAACTGGAAACAGGGAAAGTAATAGGCCGACATCAGGGTTACTGGTTTCATACGATAGGGCAACGCAAAGGGTTGGGACTCAGTGGAGGGCCTTGGTTCGTAGTCAAGAAGGATATCAAACGTAATATCATCCTCGTTAGCAGAGGGTACGACCCTGATACCCAATACGGCAAGACGATAGAGATGGAGACTTTCGACTTCATCACTGAGGATGCTTATGAAGCAGGGTATTGGAATCGGGAGGATGCTACACCCGTGACATTCAAGATTCGGCACACACCCGAATTCACGCGCGGATTGCTTTATAAGGGCGAAAAAGGTTATCGCCTTGAGAGCGAAGAGCGAATCCAGGGTATTGCCCCCGGGCAATATTGTGTGATCTACGATGAAGATCACCATCTCTGCTACGGAAGCGGTATGATCACGAAAGGGAGATAGCTCCTCTCTTATATTATATTTTGGATAGCATAACCAATAGAAGCATGAAAATTATCAGTTATAATGTCAATGGCCTTCGGGCTGCGATGAAGAAAGATCTGATCGGTTGGCTTCGAGAAGAGAATCCTGATGTGCTGTGCCTGCAGGAAACTAAGATGCAGAATGACCAATTCGAAAAAGAAGAATTTGAAGCACTGGGCTACCGCTCGTATCTTTTTTCGGCTCAAAAGAAAGGATATAGCGGTGTGGCTATCATCACAAAGCATCAACCTGATCATATAGAATACGGCATGGGTATGGAAGAATACGATGCGGAAGGTCGTTTTATCCGTGCCGATTTCGGCGATCTTTCTATCGTAAGCGTTTATCATCCATCCGGGACGAGTGGCGATGAGCGTCAGGCCTTCAAGATGGTTTGGCTGGAGCACTTCCAATCTTATGTCAATGAACTCCGCAAGAGTCGCCCTAACTTGATCCTGTGCGGTGACTACAATATCTGCCACGAACCTATCGACATTCATGATCCCATCCGCAACGCCAAAAACAGTGGTTTCCTTCCGGAAGAACGTGAGTGGATGAGCCGTTTCTTAGCGGACGGATATGTCGATACTTTTCGTCATACCCATCCGGAGTTAGTCCTATACTCTTGGTGGAGCTATCGCTTCCAAGCACGCAGTCGCAATAAGGGCTGGCGCATAGATTACTGTATGGTGACAAACAATCTGGCCGACCGAATAAAAGGTGCCTACATATTGAATGAAGCCGTTCACTCGGATCACTGTCCGATAGTCCTGGAAATAGCTGAATAATCACATCGGAAGCAGTCCGGCTTCTACCCGTATCTCAGATATTATTTTCCCTAATACAAAACGATCCTTCCCATGAATATACAGCAGCTCGAATACATAGCCGCATTGGATAAGTTCCGACACTTTGCCAAAGCTGCAGATTACTGCAATGTGTCACAGCCTACGCTTAGTACCATGATTCTCAAATTGGAGGAAGAACTTGGAGCTAAGCTTTTCGACAGGAGCCGACAGCCAATAGAGCCGACATCGATAGGCGCGCTTGTCGTTTCGCAAGCCAAGCAAATACTATACGATCTTAACAGTATCACACGGATAATCGAGGAAGAGCAGCAATCGCTCACCGGCAGGCTGAATATAGCCGTTTTGCCAACCATCGCACCCTATCTCCTGCCTCGTGTCTTCCCAATCTGGAAAAAAGAGCTGGCAGGGTTGGAAATACATGTCAGTGAAATGCAGACATCCCGCTGTCTGGCATCCCTTCTGTCCGGAGAAATAGATATGGCTATCATAGCTTCCAAAGCCGAGACCGAAGGTCTTGAAGACGACTTGCTCTATTATGAGGAGTTTCTGGGGTATGTATCGCGCTGTGAGCCGCTATTCGAACAAGATGTAATTCGCACTACCGAGGTCAACCCACATCGTCTCTGGCTGTTGGACGAAGGTCATTGCTTCAGAGATCAGCTCGTTCGTTTTTGTCAGATGAAAGGATTGCATGAACGTCAGACGGCATATTCCGGCGGTAGCATGGAAGCATTCATGCGACTAGTGGAGAGCGGTCAGGGAATTACATTTATCCCACAACTGACCGTAGAGCAATTATCACCTTCGCAGAAAGAGCTGGTGCGTCCGTTCGGTATGCCTCGTCCGGTAAGGGAAGTACGTTTGGCCGTGCGTCAGGATTATTCTCGCCGGAAACTTCGTGAACAGTTGATTGGCTTGTTGCGTTCGGCCGTCCCATCGGATATGCACAAGTTGCAGACAGGGCAGCATTTGGCTTGAACGAATCATATTTCCTATTTTTGTTTCGTTCACTTGGTTAGAAATTGCTCATGTCTCTGAATAAAATCATCTTGATAGGCCGTACGGGCAAGGATCCCGAGATTCGGTATTTCGATAGCAATTCGGCTGTCGCAAACTTTTCGCTGGCTACTTCCGAGCGAGGCTACAAGCTGGCCAATGGCACTGAAGTGCCGGAGCGAACGGAATGGCATAATGTGGTTGCCTATCGCGAGTTGGCCATTTTTGCCGAGAAGTGGATCAAGAAAGGGAGTCTCCTATATGTCGAAGGAAAAATCCGCTACCGCACGTATGTAGACAATACAGGGGTTCGTCGGCAAGTGACGGAAATCCTTGCCGAGAAAATCAACTTTTTTGAAAGCGGTTCCTCCAATCGAGACGAAAGCAGAACTTCACAGACATCTTCATCGACTCAAGATACGATGCCCCTCGCGTCTTCTTCATCCGTCCGTGATACGGCAAAAGAAGAAAGCTCGGAACCTCCGTCCGACCTTCCGTTCTAACCCAAATCAGATTTATTTTGGACTTACACCTTATTACTGATTTTTTTGAAGGGATTCGGGTCAATCCTATCGGTGCAGCAGCCATAGTGGCTTTCATTATCGACCTGCTTCTTCTTTGCTGTTCGGCTTTTATGTCCTCCTGTGAGGTGGCTTATTTTTCACTAAAGCCGATCGATCTGCAGAACATCCGCGAACGGAATCACTCTTCCGATATTGCGCTTTCCAATTTATTAGACAATTCGAATCAGCTATTGGCTACTATTCTGATCGGGAATAATGTGATTAATGTAGCCATCGTTATCCTTTCCAATTATGCCATCGAGCAGACGTTCGTTTTCTCTTCTCCGATCATTGGATTCCTGATCCAGACCATACTCCTGACCACTGTTCTTTTGCTGTTCGGAGAGATTCTGCCGAAAGTGTATGCACGGAAGAATCCGCTGCAATACTCGCGCTTTTCTGCTGCAGCTATGTCCGTTATCTATAAGATATTGTCACCGTTTTCAAAATTGCTGGTCAAAAGTACCGGCATCGTTACCAGAGGTATCAGCAAGAAGAAATACGATATGTCCGTGGATGAGCTCTCGAAAGCAGTAGCCCTCACCACTACGGAGGGAGAGCCGGAGGAGAAAGAAATGATTAACGAAATCATCAAATTCTATAATAAGACAGCCTGCGAAATCATGGTTCCGCGTATCGATATTGTGGATGTGGATCTGAGCTGGCCATTTCGTAAGATGCTTGACTTCGTTGTTTCGTCGGGTTATTCCAGACTTCCCGTTTCAGAGGGGTCAGAAGACAATATCAAAGGGGTGATTTACATCAAAGATCTAATCCCACACATGGATAAAGGCGATGAATTCGACTGGCATCCTCTGATTCGTAAAGCATATTTTGTCCCCGAAAACAAGCGCATAGATGATTTGCTCGAGGAGTTCAGAGCCAATAAGGTGCATGTCTCCATCGTTGTGGATGAGTTCGGTGGCACTTGCGGACTGATCACGATGGAGGACATATTGGAAGAGATCGTCGGCGAGATTACGGACGAGTACGATGAGGAAGAACTCCCCTTTAAGGTTTTGGGGGATGGCAGTTATCTTTTCGAAGGAAAAACGTCTCTCTCCGATGTCCGACACTATCTTGATCTTCCGGAAAATGCTTTCGGTGAATTGGGGGACGAGGTAGATACGCTTAGTGGACTCTTCTTGGAAATCAAGCAGGAACTCCCCCATGTGGGCGATACAGCAGTGTACGAGCCATTCCGCTTTCAAGTGACCCAAATGGACAAGCGCCGAATCATCGAAATCAAGATTTTCCCTTTCGAGCGCACTTGGGAGGTCGAATAGTCACCTCTTCGCCTCAGTCGAGCAGCCATTCCGTAATGCAGTTGATCCCCATTGAAATCCCCGGAATACTTGTCGGTCGCTTTGAAAAAGGCTCCGACAACAAACGTGAGGATGAAAGGCAAAGGATCTCTCTCCTCCTTCGACGGGTTTTCCCTCACGATACTCCGCAAATCGGACATCTGCCAAGTGGTAAACCGATACTTGATTCGGCGCACAATATCAGTATCAGCCATACGGGTTCTTATGGAGCTATCTATGTAACACCGTCAAGCCTGATACCGGGCATCGACATCGAGATGCTATCGGATCGTGCTCTGCGAGTAGCCCCACGGTTCATGAATGAGCAAGAGTACGAATGGCTAATGTCTGCCGATGAGGCGAGACGACGATTGCTTGCGACCATCATATGGAGTGCCAAAGAGACTGCATACAAAATTTTCAATCCCTCCGATGCATCCCTCAAACGCTTTGATGCAGCACTTCCCTTCGAGCTGCCGAGCGAA
This genomic stretch from Porphyromonas gingivalis ATCC 33277 harbors:
- the argS gene encoding arginine--tRNA ligase yields the protein MSILQKLENSAAAAVKALYGTDPMEGQIQLQKTKREFKGHLTLVVFPFVKMSRKSPEATATEIGEWLLANESAVSAIEVVKGFLNLTIAPRVWLELLNEIRADINFGHKVATEDSPLVMVEYSSPNTNKPLHLGHVRNNLLGYSLSEIMKANGYRVVKTNIVNDRGIHICKSMLAWQKWGDGVTPEKAGKKGDHLIGDFYVLFDKHYKAELNSLMAEGKSKEEAEAASTLMAEAREMLRLWEAGDEKVVDLWRTMNQWVYDGFEATYKMMGVDFDKIYYESETYLVGKEEVLRGLEEGLFVKHSDGSVWADLTKDGLDEKLLLRADGTSVYMTQDIGTAKMRFNDYPINRMIYVVGNEQNYHFQVLSILLDRLGFEFGKGLVHFSYGMVELPEGKMKSREGTVVDADDLMDEMIRTAAEIAAEAGKAAEKDEEESREVARIVGLGSLKYFILKVDPRKNMTFNPKESIDFNGNTGSFVQYTYARIRSLMRRAEAAGYDIPSQLPTDLPLSEKEEALIQKVSEYAEVVSEAGRSYSPALIANYIYDLVKEYNQFYHDFSVLKEEDERIRAFRLALSEVVALTMRKGFALLGIEMPERM
- a CDS encoding glycosyltransferase family 2 protein, whose protein sequence is MKLSIVIVNYRVPYFLEQCLLSVRKSAQGIDTEVWVVDNNSGDGSVEYLQSRFPEVHFVANEENVGFSRANNQAIRLSKGQYVLLLNPDTLIGESTLRTVVDFMDSKPNAGGLGVKMLNGHGRFLPESKRGFPSPWVSFCKLSGLNRLFPHSSRFNRYHLSYLSRDEVHKVEVLSGAFMLMRREALDKVGLLDERFFMYGEDIDLSYRLILGGYDNYYYPTPILHYKGESSSVSDVKYLRSFYGAMGLFFDKYYRNRMNPLLHGLINVVIKARTALALMLRSLRKVPAAEKPAKIFYWHPSEGEAAISAYHDRSHILINTDEVTCDRLLLTMEKLADRKHTFHLTNDTTKRVISP
- a CDS encoding single-stranded DNA-binding protein; this translates as MSLNKIILIGRTGKDPEIRYFDSNSAVANFSLATSERGYKLANGTEVPERTEWHNVVAYRELAIFAEKWIKKGSLLYVEGKIRYRTYVDNTGVRRQVTEILAEKINFFESGSSNRDESRTSQTSSSTQDTMPLASSSSVRDTAKEESSEPPSDLPF
- a CDS encoding 4'-phosphopantetheinyl transferase family protein, whose amino-acid sequence is MQLIPIEIPGILVGRFEKGSDNKREDERQRISLLLRRVFPHDTPQIGHLPSGKPILDSAHNISISHTGSYGAIYVTPSSLIPGIDIEMLSDRALRVAPRFMNEQEYEWLMSADEARRRLLATIIWSAKETAYKIFNPSDASLKRFDAALPFELPSENTLFSFELIYSDSCTGDILIPVQALCTGEFILTCACHCSHSR
- the mnmA gene encoding tRNA 2-thiouridine(34) synthase MnmA, with amino-acid sequence MDVAALVSGGVDSSVVVHRLCEEGYKPAIFYIRIGMEDEDGYIDCPAEEDIELTTLIARRYGCPFEVVDLHKEYWERVVSYTVETVRRGLTPNPDMMCNKLIKFGCFEERWGYQFDRIATGHYATTDLLNGKTYLSTAKDPVKDQTDFLAQINFAQISKLMFPIGHLLKSEVRAIANAAGLPSAKRKDSQGICFLGKIDYNDFIERYLGKKEGRIIELETGKVIGRHQGYWFHTIGQRKGLGLSGGPWFVVKKDIKRNIILVSRGYDPDTQYGKTIEMETFDFITEDAYEAGYWNREDATPVTFKIRHTPEFTRGLLYKGEKGYRLESEERIQGIAPGQYCVIYDEDHHLCYGSGMITKGR
- a CDS encoding exodeoxyribonuclease III; translation: MKIISYNVNGLRAAMKKDLIGWLREENPDVLCLQETKMQNDQFEKEEFEALGYRSYLFSAQKKGYSGVAIITKHQPDHIEYGMGMEEYDAEGRFIRADFGDLSIVSVYHPSGTSGDERQAFKMVWLEHFQSYVNELRKSRPNLILCGDYNICHEPIDIHDPIRNAKNSGFLPEEREWMSRFLADGYVDTFRHTHPELVLYSWWSYRFQARSRNKGWRIDYCMVTNNLADRIKGAYILNEAVHSDHCPIVLEIAE
- the gldE gene encoding gliding motility-associated protein GldE — translated: MDLHLITDFFEGIRVNPIGAAAIVAFIIDLLLLCCSAFMSSCEVAYFSLKPIDLQNIRERNHSSDIALSNLLDNSNQLLATILIGNNVINVAIVILSNYAIEQTFVFSSPIIGFLIQTILLTTVLLLFGEILPKVYARKNPLQYSRFSAAAMSVIYKILSPFSKLLVKSTGIVTRGISKKKYDMSVDELSKAVALTTTEGEPEEKEMINEIIKFYNKTACEIMVPRIDIVDVDLSWPFRKMLDFVVSSGYSRLPVSEGSEDNIKGVIYIKDLIPHMDKGDEFDWHPLIRKAYFVPENKRIDDLLEEFRANKVHVSIVVDEFGGTCGLITMEDILEEIVGEITDEYDEEELPFKVLGDGSYLFEGKTSLSDVRHYLDLPENAFGELGDEVDTLSGLFLEIKQELPHVGDTAVYEPFRFQVTQMDKRRIIEIKIFPFERTWEVE
- a CDS encoding hydrogen peroxide-inducible genes activator; protein product: MNIQQLEYIAALDKFRHFAKAADYCNVSQPTLSTMILKLEEELGAKLFDRSRQPIEPTSIGALVVSQAKQILYDLNSITRIIEEEQQSLTGRLNIAVLPTIAPYLLPRVFPIWKKELAGLEIHVSEMQTSRCLASLLSGEIDMAIIASKAETEGLEDDLLYYEEFLGYVSRCEPLFEQDVIRTTEVNPHRLWLLDEGHCFRDQLVRFCQMKGLHERQTAYSGGSMEAFMRLVESGQGITFIPQLTVEQLSPSQKELVRPFGMPRPVREVRLAVRQDYSRRKLREQLIGLLRSAVPSDMHKLQTGQHLA